A single genomic interval of Tsukamurella paurometabola harbors:
- a CDS encoding amino acid permease: MTTSPAAPSDPEEGEHLTRALSNRHIQLIAIGGAIGTGLFMGSGKTISVAGPSVILVYMVIGFMLYFVMRAMGELLLSRTGYRNFSDFAGDILGPWAAHFTGWTYWFCWVVTAVADVVVIASVYITFWAKDIPPWIPAVAVIVLLIGLNLPTVRAFGETEFWFAMIKIVAIVALIVVGAVLIITGFEHDGARASLANLWEHGGVFPQGFMGFVAGFQIAVFAFVGIELVGTAAAETKNPEKNLPRAINAIPIRILLFYVGSLVILMSVVPWDRFSKDESPFVMLFTLAGLGAAAHLVNAVVLTSAMSSANSGIYSTSRMVYGLATEGDAPKVFAKLSGRKVPQNALFLTGVMLLSSVVLLAFGLDKSAGFTVVTTVSSLCFMFVWTIILASYLVYRSRRPQAHAESAFKMPLGTIMPWVVFAFFLFLLWAFTRETDTLQAMLVTPIWFLIVGVAYLVLRRNPEHLAARQAFAARVQEEKRAAAQWRAAQH; this comes from the coding sequence ATGACCACCTCACCTGCGGCACCGTCGGACCCGGAGGAGGGTGAGCACCTCACCCGAGCCCTGAGCAACCGCCACATCCAGCTCATCGCCATCGGCGGCGCCATCGGCACCGGCCTGTTCATGGGTTCCGGCAAGACGATCTCGGTCGCCGGGCCGTCGGTGATCCTCGTGTACATGGTGATCGGCTTCATGCTGTACTTCGTCATGCGCGCGATGGGCGAGCTGCTGCTCAGCCGCACCGGCTACCGCAACTTCTCCGACTTCGCGGGCGACATCCTCGGCCCGTGGGCCGCGCATTTCACCGGATGGACCTACTGGTTCTGCTGGGTCGTCACCGCCGTCGCCGACGTGGTGGTCATCGCGTCGGTCTACATCACCTTCTGGGCGAAGGACATTCCGCCGTGGATCCCCGCGGTCGCCGTGATCGTGCTGCTCATCGGCCTCAACCTGCCGACGGTCCGCGCGTTCGGTGAGACCGAGTTCTGGTTCGCCATGATCAAGATCGTCGCCATCGTGGCGCTCATCGTCGTGGGCGCGGTGCTCATCATCACCGGCTTCGAGCACGACGGTGCCCGCGCCTCGCTCGCCAACCTCTGGGAGCACGGCGGCGTGTTCCCCCAGGGGTTCATGGGCTTCGTCGCCGGCTTCCAGATCGCCGTGTTCGCGTTCGTCGGCATCGAACTCGTGGGCACCGCGGCCGCCGAGACCAAGAACCCCGAGAAGAACCTGCCCCGCGCGATCAACGCCATCCCCATCCGTATCCTGCTGTTCTACGTCGGCTCGCTGGTGATCCTCATGTCCGTGGTGCCGTGGGACCGGTTCAGCAAGGACGAGTCGCCGTTCGTCATGCTCTTCACCCTCGCCGGGCTGGGCGCCGCCGCCCACCTCGTGAACGCGGTCGTCCTCACCTCGGCCATGTCGTCGGCGAACTCGGGCATCTACTCCACCTCGCGCATGGTGTACGGCCTCGCCACCGAGGGCGACGCACCGAAGGTCTTCGCCAAGCTCTCGGGCCGCAAGGTGCCCCAGAACGCGCTGTTCCTCACCGGCGTGATGCTGCTGTCGTCGGTCGTACTGCTCGCCTTCGGGCTGGACAAGTCGGCGGGCTTCACCGTGGTCACCACGGTCTCGTCGCTGTGCTTCATGTTCGTCTGGACGATCATCCTGGCCAGCTACCTCGTCTACCGCTCCCGGCGTCCTCAGGCGCACGCCGAGAGCGCCTTCAAGATGCCGCTCGGCACGATCATGCCGTGGGTGGTCTTCGCCTTCTTCCTGTTCCTGCTGTGGGCGTTCACGCGCGAGACGGACACGCTGCAGGCGATGCTCGTGACGCCGATCTGGTTCCTCATCGTGGGTGTCGCCTATCTCGTGTTGCGCCGCAACCCCGAGCACCTCGCCGCCCGGCAGGCGTTCGCCGCGCGGGTCCAGGAGGAGAAGCGGGCCGCGGCGCAGTGGCGCGCCGCGCAGCACTGA
- the dinB gene encoding DNA polymerase IV has product MSMEVRAEASILHADLDSFYASVEQRDHPWLRGRPVLVGSGVVLAASYEAKAKGVRSPMPHREALALAPFAITQPPRFEAYMEASRRVFAIFRDTTPLVEGLSVDEAFLDVGGLHAIRGTPAQIAARLRERVRTEVGLPITVGVARSKFLAKVASAVGKPDGLLEVPPGTELQFLHPLPVRRLWGVGPKTEARLHEVGIATVGQIAELGEHRLAAFLGRGTARHLYALSMAHDPRRVDTGRRRKSIGAQRALGRRRKSEAEIEGTALAIVDRLGERLRAAGRVTRTVELRLRFDDFTSVTRSRSLREPTDRTEVVLATARALLDEAMPLVRERGCTLIGLSLANLENHGAVQLALPFDGGEHDADLDLAMDSLRSRFGRAAVTRGSLLHRPLGPDAPMLAEQD; this is encoded by the coding sequence ATGAGCATGGAGGTGCGGGCCGAGGCGTCGATCCTGCATGCCGACCTCGACTCCTTCTACGCCTCGGTCGAGCAGCGCGACCACCCGTGGCTCCGGGGCCGCCCCGTGCTGGTGGGCTCGGGGGTCGTGCTGGCCGCGAGCTACGAGGCGAAGGCGAAGGGCGTGCGCTCCCCCATGCCGCACCGCGAGGCCCTGGCCCTCGCCCCGTTCGCGATCACCCAGCCGCCGCGCTTCGAGGCGTACATGGAGGCCAGCCGCCGCGTCTTCGCGATCTTCCGGGACACGACCCCGCTGGTCGAGGGATTGTCGGTCGACGAGGCCTTCCTCGACGTCGGCGGCCTCCACGCCATCCGCGGGACTCCCGCACAGATCGCCGCGCGGCTCCGCGAGCGGGTGCGCACCGAGGTCGGGCTGCCGATCACCGTCGGCGTGGCGCGCAGCAAGTTCCTCGCCAAGGTCGCCAGCGCCGTCGGCAAGCCCGACGGCCTGCTCGAGGTCCCGCCCGGCACGGAGCTGCAGTTCCTGCACCCGCTGCCGGTCCGGCGGCTGTGGGGCGTCGGCCCGAAGACCGAGGCCCGACTGCACGAGGTCGGGATCGCCACCGTCGGCCAGATCGCCGAGCTCGGCGAGCACCGTCTCGCCGCCTTCCTCGGCCGGGGCACCGCGCGGCATCTGTACGCGCTGTCGATGGCCCACGACCCGCGCCGCGTGGACACGGGTCGGCGACGCAAGTCCATCGGCGCGCAACGAGCGCTGGGCCGGAGGCGGAAGTCCGAGGCCGAGATCGAGGGCACCGCCCTCGCGATCGTCGACCGCCTCGGCGAACGCCTGCGAGCCGCGGGGCGGGTCACGCGGACCGTCGAACTACGGCTGCGGTTCGACGACTTCACGTCGGTGACCCGGTCGCGCTCCCTGCGCGAACCGACCGACCGGACGGAGGTCGTGCTCGCCACCGCGCGGGCCCTGCTCGACGAGGCGATGCCATTGGTCCGCGAGCGCGGATGCACCCTGATCGGGCTGTCGCTGGCGAACCTGGAGAACCACGGCGCAGTTCAGCTGGCGCTGCCCTTCGACGGCGGTGAGCACGACGCGGACCTGGACCTCGCGATGGACTCCCTGCGGAGCCGGTTCGGGCGTGCGGCGGTGACCCGCGGCTCGCTCCTGCACCGGCCGTTGGGCCCCGACGCGCCGATGCTCGCCGAGCAGGACTGA
- a CDS encoding alcohol dehydrogenase family protein — protein MRAVQLVAHGGLDNLVYREDVPVPSPAPGEVLIDVHACGMNNTDVWVREGAYGTETDPGSVSTWRRGRSTLTFPRIQGADIVGRIAAVGEGVDAGRVGQRVMVDFSLYNRPEGDESLADIDYIGHGRDGGYAEFVTVPAENAHAVVTDMADAELATFCCAYLTAEQMLDRARLAGGENVVVTGASGGVGSAIVQLARVRGAVPYAITSRGKEQALLDIGAERAVLRGEGDLVGEVERVVDGPVDVVADLVAGSMFNDLLRILRPEGRYTTAGAIGGAVVQLDLRTMYLKQLELHGSSQGTRTAFRRLVGYIEAGAVRPLLHGTYRLSRLRDAQREFMAKTYVGNLVVVPDRHWADVGAPHAAA, from the coding sequence ATGAGGGCAGTGCAGTTGGTCGCCCACGGCGGCCTGGACAACCTCGTCTACCGCGAGGACGTACCCGTTCCCAGCCCCGCCCCCGGCGAGGTGCTCATCGACGTCCACGCGTGCGGCATGAACAACACCGACGTGTGGGTCCGCGAGGGCGCCTACGGCACCGAGACCGACCCCGGGTCGGTGTCCACGTGGCGGCGCGGCCGCTCGACCCTGACCTTTCCGCGGATCCAGGGCGCCGACATCGTCGGGCGGATCGCCGCCGTCGGCGAGGGGGTCGACGCGGGCCGGGTGGGCCAGCGCGTGATGGTGGACTTCAGCCTCTACAACCGTCCCGAGGGGGACGAGAGCCTGGCCGACATCGACTACATCGGCCACGGTCGCGACGGCGGCTACGCCGAATTCGTCACCGTCCCCGCGGAGAACGCCCACGCCGTGGTCACCGACATGGCGGACGCCGAGCTCGCGACCTTCTGCTGCGCCTACCTCACCGCGGAGCAGATGCTCGACCGGGCGCGGCTGGCCGGCGGGGAGAACGTCGTCGTGACCGGGGCTTCCGGCGGCGTCGGCTCGGCGATCGTCCAGCTGGCCCGGGTGCGCGGTGCGGTCCCCTACGCCATCACGAGCCGGGGCAAGGAACAGGCGCTGCTCGACATCGGGGCGGAGCGGGCCGTCCTGCGCGGCGAGGGGGACCTCGTCGGCGAGGTCGAGCGGGTGGTCGACGGTCCCGTGGACGTGGTGGCCGATCTCGTCGCGGGGTCGATGTTCAACGACCTGCTGCGGATACTGCGCCCGGAGGGCCGCTACACGACCGCCGGCGCCATCGGCGGTGCCGTGGTTCAGCTCGACCTGCGGACGATGTACTTGAAACAGCTCGAGCTGCACGGTTCCTCGCAGGGCACCCGCACGGCGTTCCGCCGTCTGGTCGGCTACATCGAGGCGGGTGCCGTCCGACCGCTGCTGCACGGCACCTACCGGCTGTCGCGGCTCCGGGACGCCCAGCGCGAGTTCATGGCGAAGACCTACGTGGGGAACCTCGTGGTCGTGCCCGACCGGCACTGGGCGGACGTGGGGGCGCCCCATGCTGCGGCGTGA
- a CDS encoding proline racemase family protein: MLRRECSLELIDTQSGGDVSRIVVAGIGPIPGTTVRAKARYLQDEGDGLRRLLLSEPYGDPAMSVDLIVEPSRPEAQAGYIIMEAMGYPMYSGSNTICTATALLQSGAIPAREGAQNVVLESPAGLARIEAVVHDGRVESITTQGEPAYVAREGLSVEVPYYGTVGFDLVWSGAYYAMIDAGAHDFTLASEEQIALTAFGDAFVRAARPDLLQEHPDLGDVGPLSFAHFTGGVRTIGDGRFESRSATYVHPGVLCRSPTGTGTSARLALMHRRGEITEGQSLETISPRGNRFVGTVRSSGRVGDYPALHSAITGRARLIAHSRLVVDLEDPLVDASDLENLLTVD; encoded by the coding sequence ATGCTGCGGCGTGAGTGCTCGCTCGAGCTGATCGACACCCAGTCGGGTGGCGACGTCAGCCGGATCGTCGTCGCGGGCATCGGCCCGATCCCGGGAACGACGGTGCGCGCGAAGGCCCGCTACCTGCAGGATGAGGGCGACGGGCTGCGTCGGCTGCTGCTCTCGGAGCCCTACGGCGACCCGGCGATGTCGGTGGACCTCATCGTGGAGCCGAGCCGCCCCGAGGCGCAGGCCGGGTACATCATCATGGAGGCCATGGGCTACCCGATGTACTCGGGCTCCAACACGATCTGCACGGCGACCGCGCTGCTGCAGAGCGGCGCGATTCCGGCGCGCGAGGGGGCGCAGAACGTGGTCCTGGAGTCGCCGGCCGGGCTGGCGCGGATCGAGGCCGTGGTCCACGACGGCCGCGTGGAGTCGATCACGACGCAGGGCGAGCCCGCGTACGTCGCCCGGGAGGGGCTCTCCGTCGAGGTCCCGTACTACGGCACCGTCGGGTTCGACCTGGTGTGGAGCGGCGCGTACTACGCGATGATCGATGCCGGCGCCCACGACTTCACGCTCGCGTCCGAGGAGCAGATCGCGCTGACCGCGTTCGGCGACGCCTTCGTTCGGGCGGCGCGTCCGGACCTGCTGCAGGAACATCCCGACCTGGGCGACGTGGGCCCGTTGTCGTTCGCCCACTTCACCGGTGGCGTCCGCACGATCGGCGACGGGCGGTTCGAGTCGCGTTCGGCGACGTACGTCCACCCCGGAGTGCTGTGCCGCAGCCCGACGGGCACGGGCACATCCGCGCGCCTCGCGCTGATGCACCGGCGCGGCGAGATCACCGAGGGGCAGTCGCTGGAGACGATCTCCCCGCGCGGCAATCGGTTCGTCGGCACGGTCCGGTCGTCGGGGAGGGTGGGCGACTACCCGGCGTTGCACTCCGCCATCACGGGTCGAGCGCGCCTGATCGCGCACTCTCGGCTGGTGGTGGACCTGGAGGATCCGCTCGTCGACGCATCCGACTTGGAGAACCTGCTCACAGTCGACTGA
- a CDS encoding SDR family oxidoreductase, with protein MSTYLITGATGFLGRRIVPLLLERDPEAVVHLLVRPSSAAKLGEWRARYGDDRVVPLLGDLAAPGLGIAAAPEGIDAVLHLGAVYDLSAGDAANDRVNVEGTRAVIEVARAAGAELHHVSSVAVAGDYRGSFGENDFDLGQGFPSPYHRTKFESEKLVREAEGLRWRVYRPAIVVGDSRTGEMDKVDGPYYFFPAFDALRRVPSMVPMVMPDTGDTNVVPVDYVAEALVELMLRPNGTGRTYHLVNPEPQSVLDLYRAIARPAGAPRAVGRVPRRVVDPALRVSGAGKVGVVRDTFLKQAGIPPKAFENLGFTATYTSEITRRALAGTGIEVPPLKEYGPLLFGYWREQLDPARLRRRDPIAGRHVVITGASSGIGRQTAIALGEQGARVILLARNAAELEATAEQVRSSGGEASTYVCDVTDGDAVDETVAAILADHGHVDYLINNAGRSIRRSVKASTGRMHDFERTMDVNYFGAVRMVLALLPHMRERGFGHVVNISSIGVLARGPRFAAYVASKAALDAFTDIAATELLSDHVTFTNIHMPLVRTEMIAPTEAYDDAHVISPEKAARMIIKAMRDRPTRVNTPLGVVGAFGRSFTPRITRRMLHQDYLTTRDSAAAKGVTG; from the coding sequence ATGAGTACCTACCTGATCACCGGCGCCACCGGTTTCCTGGGCCGCCGGATCGTCCCCCTGCTGCTGGAGCGCGACCCCGAGGCGGTGGTCCACCTCCTCGTGCGGCCCTCGTCCGCGGCGAAGCTCGGAGAGTGGCGCGCCCGGTACGGCGACGATCGCGTCGTGCCGTTGCTCGGCGATCTCGCCGCGCCCGGACTGGGCATCGCCGCCGCCCCGGAGGGGATCGACGCGGTCCTGCACCTCGGCGCGGTGTACGACCTGTCCGCCGGCGACGCGGCGAACGACCGCGTCAACGTCGAGGGCACCCGAGCCGTCATCGAGGTGGCGCGGGCCGCGGGCGCGGAGCTGCACCACGTGTCCTCTGTCGCCGTCGCCGGTGACTACCGGGGGAGCTTCGGCGAGAACGATTTCGACCTCGGTCAGGGCTTCCCCTCGCCGTACCACCGCACCAAGTTCGAGTCGGAGAAGCTGGTCCGTGAGGCCGAGGGGTTGCGCTGGCGCGTGTACCGCCCGGCCATCGTGGTCGGCGACTCGCGCACCGGCGAGATGGACAAGGTCGACGGGCCGTACTACTTCTTCCCCGCCTTCGACGCGCTCCGGCGCGTGCCGTCGATGGTCCCGATGGTGATGCCGGACACCGGCGACACCAACGTGGTGCCGGTCGACTACGTCGCCGAGGCGCTGGTCGAGCTCATGCTCCGTCCCAATGGAACGGGTCGGACGTACCACCTGGTGAACCCCGAACCGCAGAGCGTCCTGGACCTGTACCGCGCGATCGCCCGGCCCGCCGGCGCGCCCCGCGCGGTGGGCCGGGTGCCCCGTCGCGTGGTGGACCCCGCGCTCCGCGTCAGCGGGGCGGGCAAGGTCGGCGTCGTGCGCGACACTTTCCTCAAGCAGGCCGGTATTCCGCCGAAGGCCTTCGAGAACCTCGGCTTCACCGCCACCTACACCTCGGAGATCACGCGCCGGGCGCTCGCGGGCACCGGGATCGAGGTGCCGCCCCTCAAGGAGTACGGGCCGCTGCTGTTCGGCTACTGGCGTGAGCAACTCGACCCGGCCCGCCTGCGGCGGCGCGACCCGATCGCCGGCCGCCACGTGGTCATCACCGGAGCGTCGTCGGGCATCGGGCGCCAGACGGCGATCGCCCTCGGCGAGCAGGGCGCACGCGTGATCCTGTTGGCGCGCAATGCCGCCGAGCTGGAGGCGACGGCGGAGCAGGTGCGCTCGAGCGGCGGCGAGGCGTCGACCTACGTCTGCGACGTGACCGACGGGGACGCCGTGGACGAAACGGTGGCGGCGATCCTCGCCGACCACGGCCACGTCGACTACCTCATCAACAACGCCGGCCGGTCCATCCGGCGCTCGGTGAAGGCCTCCACCGGCCGGATGCACGACTTCGAGCGCACCATGGACGTCAACTACTTCGGCGCCGTCCGCATGGTCCTCGCGCTGCTGCCGCACATGCGGGAGCGGGGCTTCGGTCATGTCGTGAACATCTCGAGCATCGGCGTCCTCGCTCGCGGGCCGCGGTTCGCGGCGTACGTCGCCAGCAAGGCCGCGCTGGACGCGTTCACCGACATCGCCGCGACCGAGCTGCTCTCGGACCATGTGACGTTCACCAACATCCACATGCCGCTCGTCCGGACCGAGATGATCGCCCCGACCGAGGCCTACGACGACGCGCACGTGATCAGCCCGGAGAAGGCGGCGCGGATGATCATCAAGGCGATGCGCGACCGGCCGACCCGGGTGAACACCCCGCTGGGTGTGGTCGGCGCGTTCGGCCGGAGCTTCACGCCCCGGATCACCCGGCGCATGCTGCACCAGGACTACCTGACCACGCGCGACTCGGCCGCCGCGAAGGGCGTCACCGGCTGA
- a CDS encoding ABC transporter permease, which yields MGRRVGVAALTLFLASVVIFAVLHAVPGDPAVALAGADASPATLAALRHELGIDQPLVTQYLHWLGGALSGDLGRSSVIGGRIDGLVADGLRNTAALGGTALVLAVLVAGVLSFAAVGARHQWVRAVIGGFEVIGIAVPPFVTGVLLVEFFAVVWPVLPAGGTPPHGYAADPGITLQYLILPAVCLAVPVASTLTRFFSEALRTEWARPYVLTARAAGVPAGRILVRGAARNALPSVITVLGIQAGQLLGSAVLVEAIFAWPGLGQLLGQGIAARDYPVVQAVLLLAVTVFILIALLTDAAYRVLDPTRRTA from the coding sequence GTGGGCAGGCGTGTGGGTGTTGCGGCGCTCACCTTGTTCCTGGCGTCGGTCGTGATCTTCGCGGTGCTCCACGCGGTTCCCGGCGACCCCGCGGTCGCGCTGGCGGGCGCCGACGCCTCGCCCGCCACGCTCGCCGCCCTCCGCCACGAGCTGGGCATCGACCAGCCGCTGGTCACGCAGTACCTGCACTGGCTCGGGGGCGCGCTCTCCGGTGACCTCGGGCGTTCCTCTGTGATCGGCGGCCGGATCGACGGGCTCGTGGCCGATGGGCTGCGCAACACCGCGGCTCTCGGCGGGACGGCGCTCGTGCTCGCGGTGCTCGTCGCCGGGGTGCTCTCGTTCGCGGCCGTCGGGGCGCGTCACCAGTGGGTGCGCGCCGTGATCGGCGGATTCGAGGTGATCGGTATCGCCGTGCCGCCCTTCGTGACCGGCGTCCTCCTCGTCGAGTTCTTCGCGGTGGTGTGGCCCGTGCTCCCGGCGGGAGGAACGCCGCCGCACGGCTACGCCGCCGATCCGGGGATCACGCTGCAGTACCTGATCCTGCCCGCGGTGTGCCTCGCCGTCCCGGTGGCGTCGACGCTCACCCGGTTCTTCTCGGAGGCGCTCCGCACCGAATGGGCACGGCCGTACGTCCTCACGGCCCGGGCTGCGGGCGTTCCGGCGGGCCGGATCCTGGTGCGCGGCGCCGCCCGGAACGCCCTACCGTCCGTCATCACCGTCCTCGGTATCCAGGCCGGCCAGTTGCTCGGGTCGGCCGTCCTGGTCGAGGCGATCTTCGCGTGGCCGGGCCTGGGGCAACTACTCGGGCAGGGCATCGCGGCACGGGATTACCCGGTCGTGCAGGCAGTACTGCTCCTGGCCGTCACCGTGTTCATCCTCATCGCGCTGCTCACCGATGCCGCGTACCGTGTGCTCGACCCGACGAGGAGGACGGCGTGA
- a CDS encoding ABC transporter permease translates to MRASRTLLVGAALLSLLIVLGFAAPLVASEDPLRQIPGANLLPPGPGHPLGTDDLNRDVLSRVLYGIRTSLIVVLSAVPIAAVTGVVLGLASTVNRAADTILARVSDVVLAFPALILAILLTALRGPGTVTVVLAIAVAEAPVFLRLTRAEVLRLRGTAYAEAARIAGASRGTVLTKHVLPNALEPLAVQVALALSLGVFVESGLSFVGVGVRPPTPSLGSVLAGAVNNWDANAAYAWGPLLAIVALSLALLLVARGFAGARR, encoded by the coding sequence GTGAGGGCCTCGCGGACGCTGCTCGTCGGGGCCGCGCTGCTGTCACTCCTCATCGTGCTCGGGTTCGCAGCGCCACTGGTGGCCTCCGAGGACCCGCTCCGGCAGATCCCCGGCGCGAACCTGCTGCCGCCCGGCCCCGGCCACCCACTGGGCACCGACGACCTGAACCGCGATGTGCTGAGCCGGGTGCTCTACGGCATCCGGACCAGCCTGATCGTGGTCCTCAGCGCGGTCCCGATCGCGGCCGTGACGGGCGTCGTGCTGGGCCTGGCGAGCACCGTGAACCGAGCCGCCGACACGATCCTCGCGCGGGTCTCCGACGTGGTCCTCGCTTTCCCCGCGCTGATCCTCGCGATCCTGCTCACGGCGCTGCGCGGTCCGGGAACGGTCACCGTCGTCCTGGCGATCGCGGTGGCCGAGGCGCCGGTCTTCCTCCGGCTCACCCGCGCGGAGGTCCTGCGCCTGCGGGGCACGGCCTACGCCGAGGCGGCGCGCATCGCCGGTGCGTCGCGCGGCACCGTCCTCACCAAGCACGTGCTGCCCAACGCGCTGGAACCGCTCGCTGTTCAGGTGGCCCTCGCCCTCTCCCTCGGCGTCTTCGTCGAGTCCGGGCTGAGCTTCGTGGGGGTCGGCGTCCGACCGCCCACGCCGTCCCTGGGGTCGGTGCTGGCGGGCGCGGTGAACAACTGGGATGCCAACGCGGCCTACGCCTGGGGGCCGCTCCTCGCGATCGTCGCCCTCTCGCTCGCGCTGCTGCTCGTCGCCCGCGGCTTCGCGGGGGCCCGTCGATGA
- a CDS encoding ATP-binding cassette domain-containing protein: MTAPLTVSGLTVTGPDGRVLVDRLDLTVPAGSVTALVGESGSGKTLTGLAVLGLLPPGLTAAGSVDLGGAQVIGRTERELRELRGTRAALVFQEPQSALNPSQRVWRQILQVLRAHRRVGRAEGRRRAVELLTDVGIPEPDVRADWYPHQLSGGQKQRVVIALALAAEPALLIADEPTTALDVTVQAQILTLLRDLRDRKGLAVLLISHNLGVVADLADTVTVVRRGEVVEAAPVDDLFARPRAAYTRELLAAVPRLPAAAGPTPDVPPPEPVARVEGLRVRFDGAVALDGVDLTVGSGEVVGLVGESGSGKTTLGRVLLGLQQAEAGVVDVRASRLAVIHQDPYASLDPRWDVGRIVVEPLHIAGERDRRILRERAADLIDAVRLPSAVLRRRPAELSGGQRQRVAFARALASSPEFLVADEPTSALDVSVQAGVLDLFRELRSEFGFAAVFITHDLAVMGEVADRAVVLRRGRVVEEGPARSVLASPRSDYARDLVAAVPVPDPPTQRDRRRERP, translated from the coding sequence ATGACCGCGCCCCTGACCGTCAGTGGTCTCACCGTCACCGGTCCCGACGGGCGGGTGCTCGTCGACCGCCTCGACCTGACCGTTCCTGCGGGCTCGGTCACGGCGCTCGTCGGCGAATCCGGATCGGGCAAGACGCTGACCGGGCTCGCCGTCCTCGGGCTCCTGCCGCCGGGGCTGACGGCCGCCGGCAGCGTCGATCTCGGTGGCGCGCAGGTGATCGGGCGGACCGAGCGGGAGTTGCGGGAGCTGCGGGGCACCCGCGCGGCCCTCGTCTTCCAGGAACCGCAATCCGCGCTCAACCCGTCGCAGCGCGTCTGGCGACAGATCCTCCAGGTGCTCCGCGCGCATCGCCGCGTCGGGCGCGCGGAGGGCCGCCGCCGGGCCGTCGAACTGCTCACCGACGTCGGTATCCCCGAGCCGGACGTCCGTGCCGACTGGTACCCGCACCAGCTCTCCGGCGGGCAGAAGCAGCGCGTCGTCATCGCGCTGGCGCTCGCCGCCGAGCCCGCGCTGCTGATCGCCGACGAGCCCACGACGGCACTCGATGTGACGGTCCAGGCGCAGATCCTCACGCTCCTGCGCGACCTGCGGGACCGCAAGGGCCTCGCGGTCCTGCTCATCTCGCACAATCTCGGTGTCGTCGCCGATCTCGCCGACACGGTCACCGTCGTGCGCCGGGGCGAGGTCGTCGAGGCGGCGCCGGTCGATGACCTCTTCGCCCGTCCGCGCGCCGCGTACACCCGCGAGTTGCTGGCGGCGGTCCCGCGCCTGCCCGCCGCGGCCGGTCCCACGCCGGACGTTCCGCCGCCCGAGCCCGTCGCCCGCGTCGAGGGACTGCGAGTCCGGTTCGACGGTGCCGTCGCCCTCGACGGCGTGGACCTCACGGTGGGGAGCGGCGAGGTGGTCGGACTCGTCGGCGAATCGGGGTCGGGGAAGACCACGCTGGGCCGGGTGCTCCTCGGGCTCCAGCAGGCCGAAGCGGGGGTCGTCGACGTGCGCGCGTCGCGGCTCGCGGTGATCCATCAGGACCCGTACGCCTCGCTCGACCCGCGGTGGGATGTGGGGCGGATCGTGGTGGAGCCGTTGCACATCGCGGGCGAGCGGGATCGCCGGATCCTCCGGGAGCGGGCCGCCGACCTGATCGACGCGGTGCGCCTCCCGTCCGCCGTGCTGCGTCGCCGGCCCGCCGAACTCAGTGGCGGGCAGCGACAGCGGGTTGCGTTCGCGCGGGCGTTGGCGTCGTCGCCGGAGTTCCTCGTCGCGGACGAGCCCACGAGTGCCCTCGACGTCTCCGTACAGGCGGGCGTGCTGGACCTGTTCCGGGAGTTGCGCTCCGAGTTCGGGTTCGCCGCCGTGTTCATCACGCACGACCTCGCGGTGATGGGTGAGGTCGCGGATCGCGCCGTGGTCCTGCGGCGCGGCCGGGTCGTCGAGGAGGGGCCGGCGAGATCCGTGCTCGCCTCGCCCCGGTCCGACTACGCGCGAGACCTGGTCGCAGCCGTGCCGGTGCCTGACCCGCCGACGCAGCGGGACCGTCGGAGGGAGCGTCCATGA